ATGTTGATGTGCATGTCCTGTTCTCCTTCAGACCAAAACCTGTGAGCATGTAGAGAGGACACATGTTAGAGAGACAAGGCCGAGATGGTTTTTACacgtgcagaggagggatagggAATATACATTGGACataggatgttgaagatggatgTGTCAGGtaggaggaggaaaagaagagcATAGACAAGATTCATGGATGTGGTGaagaaagagatggagagactggtGTGAGAGAAGAGGATGCTAGGGATTGGTGAAGAATGAGCCAGAGGGGTCACTGCTGTAGTGACATTATGATGTCATTCATCAAAAGTTACTTAAAATTATTTTGATTGTTTTACTAAAATTTTGTAATAATTGGCAGATTGAATGATTTGACATcttaattaaaataatacatttatagaAAACATCAATGAAATggatgtttcattttatttagatGGAAATCTAAAGGTTAAGTGGAGGCAACATCATATGCAGAGCGTGAGAGCTGATCATGAGCTCATGTGGAATATCTTGAGGCATAATTAGTTAATCAGTTAATGTGTTAAACATGTCACCAGTTTGACGACACGCTTAACACATTCATTTACATGCAGTCATACATGTTTTAAATCAATGTCAAATCAAAGCCCTCGTCAAAGAGACGCTCTGCAGATTCACAATAGGAACTTTTTACCATCTTTAACTGTCTTAATTCTTACATCACATTAACAGCAGAACATGCAGTAACAGCTTCCCTAGTTTCATAAATAAAAACCTACTTAGGTCACAGATTGTGCAGTGAGTGCATTGTTTGAGTCCACTGGGCTGATCCATGTGGGTTCCATCCTCGCAGgccacacaggaagtgtttgcagTCTTTGTGCAATCTGTCTTGACTCGATTtcctgttaaaataaaaaacggCAGACTATTTTCAATACATATCACTGTTACTCATCTAAACTGTGAAACCTTTAGAGATATAAAGGTGTGAAGTTGAGCTTTCACATATAGAGAGACAGTAAAGAGCAGGACTCCCATGTTTAATAACCAAAGTGAAATCAGCCTCTAATGTTCAGCTGGATCTTACCTGCAGGACACTTTGGACAGCATAGGTCTTGTGCTTGATACATTGTTGAAGGACACAAGACAGTGAGGACACTGAAGACTTTCATCATGATTatctgaaaacaaagaaaaaggaatacatttaaAAGTAGAACCACGCTTCAAACTGAGAACtaacagagagcagcaggaggtggaaaagaagaaagatatgaaataaaatgcacaACAGCCTGAAAATGAGAGCTGATGAGTGAAGAAGGAAGATGGAAGATAAAGTGACGATTATGATATCAATTTAAAGGAAAAGTAGACAGTATGGGAAGTTATATCATGTAATTCATGATACAAGGTGAAttacatgatataatgtaattcacacacatgcagaagtgATTCAGAAAATACTGAGGGGGTTAAATAgttacaaaaaaggaaaagaattaaGTATGAATTAgttacatttagaaaaataagCTTTTTGTAAGTTTGTATGAAAAATACTTTACCAGCAACACTGCAGCTGTCAAAGAATTTCTTCCTGAAGTCATTTTATACGGCAGAATGAAGACTTTCCTGAACTGAAGACTGTCTCACTGAGATTTGCAATGCGATGAGCTGTATGATCTAAAACAGCAGGAGAAcatctgaaaaaaatatgtaagtGAGCAGCAGGAAACCTGGTTCATGTGAATAATAAAACCTTACGGTACAGGTTAAAAAGTAGTatcttcttgtttgtttatcataattaacctcctaagacctgaactctttcatggcatgcatttttaatttctcttgctatttgggctgaatGGGACCTGAtggatgtaaaaacaaagaatgatctttttacctgattttgcCCTACAAGGGCCTCATAtgcacatatgaggacatttgtttttaattttgataGAACAATGGCAgcataatgtcctcgtaagtggatatcaggcccttgtagagcaacatttagtattgtggtctagacaacccaaaatgtgatgtccacatatgtggatgccaggtcctaagaggttagagaaaaaaaatatttaaaggaaCAACATATTGGGGTGAGTGAGTATAAAGTAAAGTTGTAGCATAAAGAACAAGAggacataaaataaaattgttgtTTCTGGTTCCCTGGTCCGTATTACAGGAAGGGGGTTTATGGCAGGAACCTACCTGCAGATGTTCTTTGACAAAGTCTTCACTTCCTGTTGCACCTGCAGCTTGTTTAAGGTGAGCTCTTTTGTGTACAGCCTGTAAGAACAGAGACAGTGAAGACCGGATATTGTGGATTCACTACAAAATCTATAGGATACATCTTTCCAACACTGATAGGCAGCTGTCAGGTTGTCAGCAAGTTCCTGTGCATGAAAACATTTGCCATAAGCATTCAACTTTCTTGGTCCATGAGATTAAAGTGAGGGCTCAGCTCTTTATTTGCCTGATGATGGAATGCTTTCACTCATTACATACAGATGTGCTTGAATCAGCTCACTTAATTGAACTAATTTTAATCAACTCTTAAGGAAGTCAAAACTCAGAGTTTCAGAACAGGGCCCTGTGGTTTGACTCATATAATATGCAGAGACCACTGAAGAACTACACTTTTATGGAAAATTGTTCAATGGAATGATCTTGACTTTATTACAGCTAGCATATTAAAGTCGCCGCcctctttcagctgctccctttccAGTCCCTTGCATCCTCCTCTGACACACCAACCCTCCGCATGTCCTCCtgctacatccatgaatcttctctgaggtctgcctcttctcctcctccctggcagctttatattcaacatcctttgtttAGTACATCTAGTGTGTCTCCTTTGCACATATCCTCagctctctaactttgtctttCAAAGCAGACCCTCTGATGTACTCTTTTCTCCCTCCTAATAACAATATTAGCATCTTCAACTCTCCAGCTCAGTCTCCTGTCGTTTTGTCAgtaccaccatctccaaaccatacattatagcaggtctcactaccaccTTGTATACCTTCCTTATCACTCTCACTCTCAATAGCACCCATGGGACGAATTAAGTTAGCTGAATCTGAATCTTTTGCTattatccttctgtcacaaatcacccctaaCACTCATCTCCAACCTGCCTGCACCGGTTTCATCACCTTTCTTGTGCACTGTACATTGCTTTGGATATTTGACTCCAGGTAATTAAACTCATCTACCTTCACTATCTCTATGCTCACTTTCCCACCTTCCTCACCTGTCATGCTCACACATATTCTGTCTCCAGAGAATACCTCCACCTCTTCACCTTCTCCCTACTCCCCATCATATACTTTCTCTAGATCCACGAAGACACAGTGTAAATAACTTTCCTTTGGTCATCAATACCAGACTATTAAATCTAATAATTATATCCGACAAAGTTTTTGCAGGGATCAGTTTGATTTAGATAAAAGTCTGTATTGTTTCTTGTTACAGAGCATTGCTTGAACAGAGCTTTAGTTACTGTTTTATTCACCGTTCACTTTCTACGGACCTGCTTTCTCCACTAAGGTCTGCAGCCGCATTACAAACAACCGAATAGCTGCTTCGTTTAACACCCTGTAATCAAACATTCTGTAGAAGCGATCTAAGGAACTTACCGTCAGCGGTATAAGACGAAGTTTGCAGAGTCTCCGTCACAGCGCACCGTAGGCTGAATAGTTCAAGACGTACTGGAAAGTAAACATTTGCCGTTTCCTGAAAATTAAGCGCTCAAAAACAACGGCTCAGCTTATGGGAGAAAGCGAAAGTGCGCAGAACATACAGAACAGAACAAATGCGCAGtccgtcatcatcatcatatggGCGGTTTCTTATGGAGAAGCAGTGGGTGGGTAATAGAGCCAGAGGCAAGGTACACCTTGGACAAGCTGCTTGTTTCATGacaaaaacaactatttacactcacattcacatctaTGGGCAATTAAAaattaccagttaacctaaccctacTAACTGAATGATAGTGGGAGGAAGTGGGAGTACCTGGAGACAGCCCACGCAAACACTGGCCCCGGCCACGTGGTGTATTTAAATCCTAGACATTCTTATTGTGAAGCAACGGTGATAAAtaattgtttttgttaattaatatgagaattaattaataaattaaatgtataaataatcaAACATCAATTCATTTCATTTGAACCATTTAATCAATTATTTCTTTAGGTCCAAATTCAATTGATTAATGCCACATTTGATTGAATGTTTAAGCATatgtttatttaattcattttgggaCTCGTGGACCTCCATATTTTCTTAGTACAGTGTTCTTTCAGTTTTATATGACCTCTGTGAGGTAAAGGTGGCTGTCATACACTATGATGAGCTGGAGCAGACTCATTCTGAGAGTCTTAATGAACTTTAAATTAGCTTTAACTCTTTAAAATCTCTTCACAGAGCAAACAGATGCTTTTCTCATGTATATTGGTACTCttagaaatgaaaatatttagtatagatgaagaaaaacagaagtctGTCGGGTTAAGCAATTCTGAACTCTtgtctttcagtttcactttgttttacacacacacacacacacacacacacacacacacacaaacagtgtaTTGCTGATGCTCATTTCAGCCCTTTCAAACTTTACTGTTCATTTCTGAACAGTGATCAGCCCATAATGGAAAGCTTGTGTGCCTAACAGTAATGCCATGAAGTACAGAAACATTACACCCACTGATGtcagtttttaatttaataacaagTTCCTTAAACTGATGTGACTTTATCTGTATGGTTAATGAAATGAAACAGCTTTGTGCTCCAAAATAAGAGGAAATAAACTGTATAATATAAAAATGAACCTTTATTGCGCAGAATTACATAAATAACAtattaaaaaagtattttcttcagcttctttaGATTGTGGTATCATGTtttgctgtcactcaaaaagcTCAGTCACAGCAGCATCACACCAAAACAGTGCACATGAATTCAAATGTATGTGATGATGTAAAGCTCCTGTTACTAATGGACTATATCACCTACATCTGATTTTAGCTCTTACCTGAGAAAACTATCCATTTTCTATCATCCACACTGAAATATACTTCAACCTAATAAAATATCatttatttgcctttttttggGGTATGTTTTTGGTATGATACTTGAGTATGTTTTACTGTTCTGCTTTCACACGACTGAACAGACTGCGGGGGACTAGAAGCTTTCCTAGCTGACAAGTATAAATGCAGCTTTTTCCCATTTACATCTGCTTTATACAGTACTGTTATTCCTCTACATTACACCGTCCATTATCAGAGAGGCCTCAGTTTCTATAGATGTTAGGCACCATGTGTGATGTGGTGGTTAGTAATACTTGGGCACCAAAGGGGACGGTTCAGTCTCCATTCATGTTCACTTTGTACACCTCAGATTTCCAGTGCAACAGTGAATCATGCCatctgcagaagttctctgatatCACTATAGTGATTGGGCGGGTTAAGGGTGAGCAGGAGTCGGAGTATAGGGAGCTGTCGGGGAACTTTGTGGAGTGGTCGGGTAAAAATCACCTCCTTCTTAATGTCAGCAAGACAAAAAGAGATGGTGGTTGACTACTGGAGGAAAAAACTGCGACTAGGTGCATCAAGCAGGTGGGGTCTCTTCTGTTAATCTTCATATAGtttcacactgaggagagaaagATATTCAGTTAAATAGCAAACCTCTTGTACGTTTGCAGAGACATCAGGCAGTGAAGGTTTGAGTGGATAACTCATGGCCGTCTTACCTGGTGTctcattcagtgttttcagttctattcctgtttctttttcttcattcttagtaaaaaacaaaaaaaaacaaaaagaagaagaagacataaTTACTTGGATAAATCAGGTGTCGCCATCCGTTACAGTCCACACTCCTGTGATATTCAAACATACCTTCCTCAAGTTGATTAGGTGTACAATTATTTTTTCAcctttgcaaaaagaaaaacattttaaaaattagtgtaaaaatattattttctatCTAAATTGTGATAACAATTTTATTGTTCTGTTATTCTCACCTCGTTTTAGACATCCAATCTTCTTTCTAAAGAGACACAAAGCTACAAGTATCACAATTAATAAAATCAGTAACAAGCAGCCAGTGATGATCCAAGAAAGAACCACATTCTCATCTTGTTCGTCACACTGAGCATCAGTTGTAGCATTTCCTGGTCTTATCAGCTTAAGGTTTAGTGACTCACATCTGGAAGGACAGAGAGACACTTTACAGGAAAATGTACAGATGTGCCACACTCACTGCTGCTGGAAGAAATCAGACATGTCTGCTGTAAAGCTTCACTTACGGTCTGTGTGGCCGACAAAACTTTAAAGTTCCATCTGAAAATGTCCCCTTGCTGCACACAGAGCACTCAGTGTCTCTGAAGGCTGTTCCTGCACAAACATGACGTTTACACCGTTTTCAGCATGTTCATCATGAAGGATCAGTGAGTGACTGTGACATCAGAGTAATTACACGTGTCAGGTGACTCCACCTTTGATTCTGatttaaaattgtttaaaaatacaaatatgatcCTTCTAAGCTTTACTATAAAGTTAATAACACCTCATTCAGAAACCACTGCAAgtaacaaacagattatttcatcCAGGTTATTTACACTACAAGCATAAGAAACCAACCTGTTTGCCTGATGTATTCTCCTGGTTGACAttgcctgtgtttgtgtgctgccACGCAGCTACCAGCTGCAAGGTCAACACAGTAGAATCCATCCTGTGGTTCACAAACTGTATCCAATGTTGATGTGCATGTCCTGTTCTCCTTCAGACCAAAACCTGTGAGCATGTAGAGAGGACACATGTTAGAGAGACAAGGCCGAGATGGTTTCTACacgtgcagaggagggatagggAATATACACTGGACataggatgttgaagatggaggtgTCAGGtaggaggaggaaaagaaga
This DNA window, taken from Oreochromis niloticus isolate F11D_XX linkage group LG16, O_niloticus_UMD_NMBU, whole genome shotgun sequence, encodes the following:
- the LOC102079249 gene encoding uncharacterized protein LOC102079249 isoform X3 — translated: MNSKDLLRWKTYRLHLRIFRSVLDHTSHRIANLSATVFSSGKFSLCRIKMTSGGNSLTAAVLLLIMMTVFSVLTLSCPSEMYQVQDLCCPKCPAGNRVKTDCKETANTSCVACEGGTHMDKPSGLKQCTHCSICDPRFGLKENRTCTSTLDTVCEPQDGFYCVDLAAGSCVAAHKHRQCQPGEYIRQTGTAFRDTECSVCSKGTFSDGTLKFCRPHRPCESLNLKLIRPGNATTDAQCDEQDENVVLSWIITGCLLLILLIVILVALCLFRKKIGCLKRGEKIIVHLINLRKNEEKETGIELKTLNETPV
- the LOC102079249 gene encoding uncharacterized protein LOC102079249 isoform X4, coding for MNSKDLLRWKTYRLHLRIFRSVLDHTSHRIANLSATVFSSGKFSLCRIKMTSGGNSLTAAVLLLIMMTVFSVLTLSCPSEMYQVQDLCCPKCPAGNRVKTDCTETANTSCVACKGGTHMDQPSGRKQCIHCTICDLSFGLKENRTCTSTLDTVCEPQDGFYCVDLAAGSCVAAHKHRQCQPGEYIRQTGTAFRDTECSVCSKGTFSDGTLKFCRPHRPCESLNLKLIRPGNATTDAQCDEQDENVVLSWIITGCLLLILLIVILVALCLFRKKIGCLKRGEKIIVHLINLRKNEEKETGIELKTLNETPV
- the LOC102079249 gene encoding uncharacterized protein LOC102079249 isoform X5, with the protein product MTSGGNSLTAAVLLLIMMKVLSVLTLSCPSTMYQAQNLCCPKCPAGNRVKTDCTETANTSCVACKGGTHMDQPSGRKQCIHCTICDLSFGLKENRTCTSTLDTVCEPQDGFYCVDLAAGSCVAAHKHRQCQPGEYIRQTGTAFRDTECSVCSKGTFSDGTLKFCRPHRPCESLNLKLIRPGNATTDAQCDEQDENVVLSWIITGCLLLILLIVILVALCLFRKKIGCLKRGEKIIVHLINLRKNEEKETGIELKTLNETPV